The DNA segment CGCCGGCGCCGTGCAGCTCGTGCTGGATCGTCGGCAGCGCGGCGATCACCACGGCACCGTCGAGTTGTGCCATCAACAGACCCAGAAGTGCGGCCGCGAACGTCAGGTTGCGCGCGACCCGAGAAGGTGACGCCATCATGATTGCGTGCATATTGCACACGCTACCTGTGCGCTTTGCACGTATCAAGTGGCATGATGGGCCTATGACCGACACGATGACCGACGGCGCTGGCGCTGGACCGGCGCTCTTTCGCCTGGTGCGCTTCTGGTCGCGCCGCTGGGCTCCGACGACCGCGGCCAACGCGCCGGGTGATCCGAAACACGTGCAGCAGGTGCAGGTCGTCGAGGCGATCGCCGGGTCAGCCGACGAGGTCACCGTCGCCGACGTGGCCTATCAGCTCGGCGTGGACCGGTCGGTGGCCAGCCGGATGGTGGGCGAGACGATCCGGTCCGGACACGTACGACGCGGCTCCTCCGCCGCCGATGCCCGCCGCGCCAGCCTGACGCTGACCGCGGGCGGACGCCGGTTTCTGGCCGCCGCACACGAGTTTCAGCAGCGGACGTACGAGGAGATGGTGGCCGGCTGGGATCCGCGCGACCGAGCGCGCTTTGCCAGCTATCTGTGCCGGCTCGCCGACGAGGTGACCGCCAGCAGGTAGTTGACCGCCGCGCCGGCGAGCAGGATCACCCCGGTGGCAACGAAAACCGGGCGCAGGCCGACGTACGCGCCGACGAACCCGCCGACCAGCGGACCGAGCACCTGACCGACGTACTGCGCCGACACGCCAAACCCGAGCACACGGCCGACCGAACCGTCGTCGACGCGGTGGCGGATCGCCGCGGTGATGCACGGCAGCAGGCCGCCGAGGCTCAGCCCCATCAGAAACCGCAGGATGCCGAGCTGGACGGAGTCGGTCACCGCGGCCTGCGCGACCAACAACGCGCCGGCGGCCGCGAGGCAACCGACGATGACCCTGGAATGACCGACCCGGTCGGCGAGTTTTCCGAGCCGTGGCGCGGAAAGAATGCTGCCGACCGCGGCGACCGCCATGATCACGCCGGCGATCACCGAAATGTACGCGGCGGCGTCGGTCAGCTGTTGCACGTAAACGGTGACGATCGGTTCGATCGACATCGTCGCGAACATCAGCAGGCTCGCGGTCGCCAGCAAAACCGTCACCGCACCGGGATGCGTGATTCTCATCCGGTCCTCGGATCGTTGCGCTTTGGTCATCCGGCGCGGTCGCTGCTCCTTGAGCAGAAACACCGACGCCAGGAATGCCACGAAAATCAGCCCGCCGGTCAGGAAAAAGGTGTTGCGTACGCCGATCAGGTGCGGCAGCACACCGCCGGCGAGCGGACCGACGACGTTTCCGGCCATGATTCCGGCCGACAGCACGCCCAGGGCCCACGCGGTCTTCGCTTTCGGGCTTTGCGCGGCGACCATCGCGGTGGCGCCGGAGGAATATCCACCCAGCAGGCCGACCGCGAACCGCAGCGCGACCAGCTGCCACACGTTGGTGACCACGCCGATCAGGGACATGCTCACCGCCATGCCGAGGCTGGCCCTGATCAGCATCGGTTTACGGCCATACCGGTCGGCCAGCATCCCCCACACCGGCGCGGCCAGCGCGGCGGTGAAAAACGTTGCGCCGTAAGCGATTCCGGACCACCAGACGATCGCCGGCCGGTCGGGCACCCCGAGTTGTTCGACGTACAGGGGAAGATACGGCAGCAGGAGCGTCATCGCGACGATGGTCGTGAAAGACCCGCCGAAACACACGGCGAGATTGCGCCGCCAATAGCGATTTTCCGCTGGCGGCGCGGTCATCGACGTCATGGACACCACTTCCGCTGCCATCCGTCGTGTCTAGCACCCGCGAGTTCGTACGAGCAAAGGTGTTGCTCGCATTATGGGATGACACGCAAGGGAAATCATTCCTGAGGAGCATTGCGCTCACGGCCACGGGCCGACATGCTGGCGAGCGTGCAAACGGGTGGACCATCGCGGACGACACTGGCCGTCGCCGCCGTCATCTGGCTGCTGCCCGCGTTCTATCCGCTCTTCCAGCTGGCCCGCCATCCTCCGCAGGACCACCGGTGGATCCCGGCGCTGGTGGCCTGTTGGATAGTCGCGATCGGCAGCTACGCGATCGGCGCGGCGAAAGCCGTCGGCTCCGGCGGCCACCAGGAGGCACGGCTGGCGCTGACCCTCGCGACGGCGGTCGCGCTGCTGTTGCCGTTCGTCGGCGGCTCGCCGTGGTTCGGCGGCACGATCTGGCTGGCCGCGCTGGCCGGTTTCGCGCTGCCGTCGGCGACCGCGCTGGTCTGCACGGTGGCGGCGCTGGCGGCCGGCGCGGTCACCGCGATCGCGCTGCGGATCAACGCCGTCGAGTCGATGTTCACGCTCACCCTCACGGCGGCCGCCGGCATCACCGTCATCCTGGCCGTACGCTCGGTCGAGCTCGGACACGAGCTGGAGACGGCTCGCCGGCGGAGCCGGGATCAGCGCGCGGCCAGCGAGATCCAGGAAATCGTGGCGATGCAGGCCGAGTTTGCCGCTGCCGAGCTGCGCAAGGCCGAAGGCAAGCACGTCAAGCTGGCGCTGGCCGCCGTCGAAGGCATCCAGCGCGCGCTGAACGGCGAGCTGTCCGACGCCGGCGGCCTCGACCTGCGCACCTGGGTCTCCGCGTGGGGCCACAGCCACCGCGTCGAGGTCGAGATGATCATCGACGAACTCGACGAGCCGACCATGCAAACGCTGTTTCCGGTGGCCATCGAGGCGCTGGCAAACGTGGCGCAGCACGCGTCGGCGCACCTGGTGACCGTGATGCTGCGCGGCGGCATCGGCACGGCGACGCTGACGGTGGCCGACGACGGCGCCGGCTTCGATCCGGCGGTCGTGCCGCCGCGCGGCGGCCTGCGCACGATGACACAGCGGCTGCTGGCCGCCGGCGGCGTACTCACCGTCCACTCCGCGCCTGGCCAGGGCACCGCCATCACCGCCGAAATCCCGTTGCGAGGGTGAGGTTTCAGCGGTCGTACGACCAGTTGCCCGCGAGGGTCGTCAGGCGGCGGCGCGCGGTGACCAGCAGGACCAACGCGGCGGCCATCGCGACGGCCGGCACCGCCAGCGCGAGCCGGAAGCCGCCGAGGTCGGCCAGCGCCCCGGCCGCGGTCGAGCCGGCGGCGTAACCGACGGCGACACCGCTGGACAGCACCGCCATCACGGCGGCCGTGCGGCCGGCCGCGCCGACCCGCTCGCCGAGCGAATAGACGCTGATCATGTACGGCGCGATGCAGAAACCGACGGCCACCACGACCACTGCCGCGCCGCCGACCGTACTGACCAGCATCAACGCCGGTGACAGCAGCACGAGGCCGGCGGCGAAGATCCGCAGCCGCGCCGGATGGCCGAGCCGCGCCGGCAACAATGGCGTCGCCATGCCGGCGGCGGCACTGACCAACCCCATCAACGCGATCACGCCGCCGGCCAGGCCGGCGACACCGGTCGC comes from the Fodinicola acaciae genome and includes:
- a CDS encoding MarR family winged helix-turn-helix transcriptional regulator, translated to MTDTMTDGAGAGPALFRLVRFWSRRWAPTTAANAPGDPKHVQQVQVVEAIAGSADEVTVADVAYQLGVDRSVASRMVGETIRSGHVRRGSSAADARRASLTLTAGGRRFLAAAHEFQQRTYEEMVAGWDPRDRARFASYLCRLADEVTASR
- a CDS encoding sensor histidine kinase produces the protein MQTGGPSRTTLAVAAVIWLLPAFYPLFQLARHPPQDHRWIPALVACWIVAIGSYAIGAAKAVGSGGHQEARLALTLATAVALLLPFVGGSPWFGGTIWLAALAGFALPSATALVCTVAALAAGAVTAIALRINAVESMFTLTLTAAAGITVILAVRSVELGHELETARRRSRDQRAASEIQEIVAMQAEFAAAELRKAEGKHVKLALAAVEGIQRALNGELSDAGGLDLRTWVSAWGHSHRVEVEMIIDELDEPTMQTLFPVAIEALANVAQHASAHLVTVMLRGGIGTATLTVADDGAGFDPAVVPPRGGLRTMTQRLLAAGGVLTVHSAPGQGTAITAEIPLRG
- a CDS encoding MFS transporter; translated protein: MAAEVVSMTSMTAPPAENRYWRRNLAVCFGGSFTTIVAMTLLLPYLPLYVEQLGVPDRPAIVWWSGIAYGATFFTAALAAPVWGMLADRYGRKPMLIRASLGMAVSMSLIGVVTNVWQLVALRFAVGLLGGYSSGATAMVAAQSPKAKTAWALGVLSAGIMAGNVVGPLAGGVLPHLIGVRNTFFLTGGLIFVAFLASVFLLKEQRPRRMTKAQRSEDRMRITHPGAVTVLLATASLLMFATMSIEPIVTVYVQQLTDAAAYISVIAGVIMAVAAVGSILSAPRLGKLADRVGHSRVIVGCLAAAGALLVAQAAVTDSVQLGILRFLMGLSLGGLLPCITAAIRHRVDDGSVGRVLGFGVSAQYVGQVLGPLVGGFVGAYVGLRPVFVATGVILLAGAAVNYLLAVTSSASRHR